A single window of Aphidius gifuensis isolate YNYX2018 linkage group LG1, ASM1490517v1, whole genome shotgun sequence DNA harbors:
- the LOC122860279 gene encoding protein broad-minded-like, with protein NDNDDDHEIDTNVKNSFEYFESSNDDDDDDDDVGDDDWNKSDIHFNKNIHERNFSTILDKISIDKPVHVRLAGFETLSKIEFINNCNNETFELLLKSLRDGISDDKKPIFEASLKIHSKYSDSSRSHDIYTNLITSLKNEYNIKKNYDNLPNLNTGVNFKIYLHEKLIRLLYLIIMYQREILKITRSTDRTIDEMIEQFIDILTWKNIINQNNKIMSILNLVSIIDPRGIWCKKLIHSMTTRKSLMLSISKIPNIIDIIFNTVKIGLKDCHQSQIAYSITDETIYVSGNCGNTSSVFISGETVETITFLHCLNIASQICIYYPNNKTSDITIDSSALLIPSTNDFAIDLINFLNSLAVSTEAKSIYNESFEALKLMLQQQYIQCDLKLFQASILPLINKPSKININNNLTASHTIDIIDFILDSKDGIIFFSTPYLPETNQSVILKNSTNNNIQIKEKKIIPACCFLQHASDLLRQPLVVMNVNHILRVLDVIGKLCQVLPNLELIAQTIEDYFYPSIDYFYSKIDKYAVIHENKTQNIDSAVKKMLMKISSWPLGIWLLSGHELIFEELVRASINPLRYSWKSNDIVSFVISSSFFDQAFKIIADLVPHTLSMFLNEVCCNIEDIQLFFDPWNSENVEKFIHVLSLVSLSTKCFMVFMLDNEKEESNSSDESIDHPQSFCQLIEYSLIDDSPYHYFSLLSLEVMIWNLDILVYLLHAYDLQSKLLDLQEASQLEVTKYIDKNKDDDNNEEYEEEQKIDIDETHVVYVVDECSSLRHKILCKSYYVRQKLDKPMKSIEKNMIFSSFPPPEMDDEWQRPRSITDHSELDDELSNIIPGLRDSSWIVQMKKAHENSPQPMKHTTLINLLEQMKQAISTVEWVDIFIWKDSSYTYYWLPEEDYGLDLAIRYFEDQCKNTGDQFVAKKHLKHVFETLHGFINYEKPDTYEAFDWFVSTIFVICNGQIDTCKEFVRNFVHYPSAMYMWRELGNAIDNLNNEKLITQFLLCQHIETVVNQELPNACYVLKSNYGLQWWIICNQLLGQCFWGILEWSEILHFFSICIMNPPDYIVYYCVSLLKYCEPLIMQDVIEKKSWPENLDLSGYHCHEHMNFIDRLEKKYQNNILPSLTGRKVNSLDKETDEFM; from the exons aatgataatgatgatgatcatgaaATTGatacaaatgttaaaaatagttttgaatattttgaaagtagtaatgacgatgatgatgatgatgatgatgttggtgatgatgattgGAATAAAAGTGATATAcactttaataaaaacatacaTGAGcgtaatttttcaacaattttggataaaatatcaattgataaaccAGTTCATGTTAGACTTGCAGGTTTTGAgacattatcaaaaattgaatttatcaataattgtaataatgaaACATTTGAGCTACTTTTAAAATCACTTAGAGATGGTATATCTGATGataaaaaaccaatttttGAAGCaagtttgaaaattcattcaaaatattcaGACAGTTCACGATCACAtgatatttatacaaatttaataacatcattaaaaaatgaatataatattaaaaaaaattatgacaatttaccaaatttaaatacaggtgttaattttaaaatatatttacatgaaaaattaataagattattgtatttaataataatgtatcaacgtgaaatattaaaaataacaagaagTACTGACAGAACAATTGATGAAATGATTGAACagtttattgatatattaacatggaaaaatataataaatcaaaataataaaataatgagtatattaaatttagtatCAATTATTGATCCACGTGGTATAtggtgtaaaaaattaattcatagtATGACAACAAGAAAAAGTTTGATGCtttcaatatcaaaaataccaaatattattgatataatatttaacactGTTAAAATTGGTTTAAAAGATTGTCATCAAAGTCAAATTGCATATTCAATAACCGATGAAACAATTTATGTAAGTGGTAATTGTGGTAATACATCATCTGTTTTTATATCTGGTGAAACAGTTGAAACAATAACATTTcttcattgtttaaatattgcatcacaaatttgtatttattatccaaataataaaacatcagatattacaattgattcatcagcattattaataccatcaacaaatgattttgcaattgatttgataaattttttaaattcattagcAGTATCAACTGAagcaaaatcaatatataatgaatcatttgaagcattaaaattaatgttacaacaacaatatatacaatgtgatttaaaattatttcaagcaTCAATTTTACCACTTATTAATAAaccatcaaaaattaatataaataataatttaacagcaTCACAtacaattgatattattgattttattttagattcaAAAGatggtattatatttttttcaacaccatATTTACCAGAAACTAATCAATCCGTTAttcttaaaaattcaacaaataataatattcaaataaaagaaaaaaaaataataccagcTTGTTGTTTTCTTCAACATGCATCAGATTTATTGAGACAACCACTTGTTGTCATGAATGTGAATCATATTTTACGTGTACTCGATGTTATTGGAAAATTATGTCAAGTATTACCAAATTTAGAGCTAATTGCCCAAACAattgaagattatttttatccatcaattgattatttttatagtaaaattgataaatatgctgttatacatgaaaataaaactcaaAATATTGATTCAGCTGTTAAAAAAATGCTTATGAAAATATCATCTTGGCCATTGGGTATATGGTTATTATCAGGacatgaattaatatttgaagaaCTTGTTAGAGCATCAATTAATCCATTACGATATTCATGGAAATCAAATGACATTGTTAGCtttgttatttcatcatcattttttgatcaagcatttaaaattattgctgATCTTGTGCCTCATACTTTGtcaatgtttttaaatgaagTATGCTGTAATATTGAagatatacaattattttttgatcctTGGAATTcagaaaatgttgaaaaatttattcatgtacTCTCACTAGTATCACTCAGTAcaaaat gttttatggtttttatgcttgataatgaaaaagaagaatCAAATTCAAGCGATGAAAGTATTGATCATCCTCAAAGTTTTTGTCAACTCATAGAATActcattaattgatgattcCCCATATCATTACTTCAGTCTCTTATCTTTGGAAGTCATGATATGGAATCTTGATATATTAGTTTATCTACTACATGCTTATGATCTCCag tCAAAACTACTTGATCTTCAAGAAGCCAGTCAACTTGAGGTAACAAAATacattgacaaaaataaagatgatgataataatgaagaatATGAAGAAGagcaaaaaattgatattgatgaaactCATGTTGTTTATGTTGTTGATGAGTGCAGCTCTTTACGTcacaaaatattatgtaaatcaTATTATGTTCGTCAAAAACTTGATAAGCCTATgaaaagtattgaaaaaaatatgattttttcatcatttccaCCACCAGAAATGGACGATGAATGGCAAAGACCACGATCAATAACAGATCATTCAGAACTTGATGATGAACTTAGTAATATAATACCAGGTTTAAGAGATAGCAGTTGGATTGTGCAAATGAAAAAAGCTCATGAAAATTCACCTCAACCTAtgaag catacaactttgataaatttattggaaCAAATGAAACAAGCAATATCAACTGTCGAATGggttgatatatttatatggaAAGATTCATCATACACTTATTATTGGCTGCCTGAAGAAGATTATGGTCTTGATCTGGCTATACGTTACTTTGAGGATCAATGCAAAAATACTGGTGATCAATTTGTTgctaaaaaacatttaaaacacGTCTTTGAAACACTTCatggttttataaattatgaaaaaccAGATACTTACGAAGCTTTTGATTGGTTTGTTTCtacaatatttgttatttgtaaTGGACAAATTGATAC atgCAAAGAGTTTGTAAGAAATTTTGTACATTATCCATCGGCAATGTACATGTGGCGTGAACTTGGTAatgcaattgataatttaaacaatgaaaaattaataacacaatttttattgtgtcAACATATTGAAACTGTTGTGAATCAAGAATTACCAAATGCGTGTTATGTTTTGAAAAGTAATTATGGTCTTCAATGGTGGATCATTTGCAATCAACTGTTAGGACAATGTTTTTGGGGAATTCTAGAATGGTCAGAAATACTGCATTTCTTTTCGATTTGCATAATGAATCCTCCagattatattgtatattattgtgtttcacttttaaaatattgtgaaCCACTGATCATGCAagatgttattgaaaaaaaatcttggcCAGAAAATTTA gatTTAAGTGGTTATCATTGTCATGAACACATGAACTTTATTGATCgtctggaaaaaaaatatcaaaacaatattttaccCTCATTAACCGGGAGAAAAGTAAATTCACTTGACAAAGAAACTGatgaatttatgtaa
- the LOC122850846 gene encoding apoptosis-inducing factor 1, mitochondrial encodes MLNCHRVLSRLSKITRQVNAGYIDQQSEKFIGRICTRNASDKKTVKSDLKPASGTTLKAEDCIPPKYEKISSIEEPSSTTACDIPTAQYNSCPPDCEINCGKIPPNGPKDDTIFENYWKHILAALALTGVGFYALTRDDKNKKTTESSDKSVKQKSIIKNESYKKKQGEKIRYPITSLSIPPEIPYLLIGGGTAAFSAFRSIKSHDPKAKVLVITDESDNPYMRPPLSKELWYNKDMKLATELNFKQWNGTQRSLYYEPPEFYTKVESLMSSDKGGVAVATGWKIERIDPLKKIAILDDGYEIKYDKCLIATGASPKNLAIFETADDEIKSKVIAFRTKDNFLDLENRLNDPNINNIVIIGGGFLGSELACSIARNFENTKKKIYQIYKEKYIMSQILPEYLSKWATEKTTMEGVTCIANSEIKDIEINSGNMNLILNDGKKINADQVIIAVGVDANTELAKTSNLEVDKNIGGFLVNAELEARSNLWVAGDAACFYDVKLGRRRVEHHDHAVISGRLAGENMTGAGKPYLHQSMFWSDLGPEVGYEAIGIVDSLLPTVGVFAKLDDKNNKSSETKNKHLNNDNELSNKNTKKSDKSELLSHTIDNNNSDNNNGQKKNRDCSDNITKPIQNKDDYEKGVIFYLRDDIVVGIVLWNIFNRMSIARQVLARGTKYDEINEVAKLFTIHED; translated from the exons atgttgaattgtCATCGAGTTTTAAGCCGATTGTCGAAGATAACGAGACAAGTCAATGCTGGTTACATTGATCAACAGTCAGAAAAATTCATTGGGA GAATCTGTACAAGAAATGCGAGTGataaaaaaactgtaaaatcTGATTTAAAACCAGCATCAGGAACAACACTCAAAGCTGAAGATTGTATACCtccaaaatatgaaaaaatttcatcaattgaaGAACCAAGTTCAACAACAGCATGTGATATTCCAACAGCACAATATAATTCTTGTCCACCAGATTGTGAAATAAATTGTGGTAAAATTCCACCAAATGGACCAAAAGATGatacaatatttgaaaattattggaAACATATACTAGCAGCACTTGCTTTAACTGGTGTTGGTTTTTATGCATTAAcacgtgatgataaaaataaaaaaactactgAATCATCTGATAAATCagttaaacaaaaaagtataataaaaaatgaatcatataaaaaaaaacaaggtgAAAAAATACGTTATCCAATAACTTCATTATCAATACCACCAGAAATaccatatttattaattggtgGTGGTACTGCTGCATTTTCAGCATTTAGATCAATTAAATCACATGATCCAAAAGCAAAAGTTCTTGTTATAACCGATGAATCAGATAATCCATATATGAGACCACCATTATCAAAAGAATTATGGTACAATAAAGATATGAAATTAGCaactgaattaaattttaaacaatggAATGGTACACAAAGAAGTCTTTATTATGAACCACCagaattttatacaaaagttGAAAGTTTAATGAGTTCAGATAAAGGTGGTGTTGCTGTTGCTACTGGATGGAAAATTGAACGTATTgatccattaaaaaaaatagcaatacTGGATGATggttatgaaataaaatatgataaatgtcTTATTGCAACTGGTGCATCACCTAAAAATCTTGCAATATTTGAAACAGCTGATGATGAGATCAAATCAAAAGTCATAGCATTTAgaacaaaagataattttttggatcttgaaaatagattaaatgatccaaatattaataatattgttattattggtgGTGGTTTTTTAGGTTCTGAATTAGCATGTTCAATCGCcagaaattttgaaaatactaaaaaaaaaatatatcaaatttataaagaaaaatatattatgtcacAAATATTACCAGAATATTTAAGTAAATGGGCAactgaaaaaacaacaatggaAGGTGTAACATGTATTGCTAATTCTGAAATTAaagatattgaaataaatagtggtaacatgaatttaatactaaatgatggtaaaaaaattaatgctgATCAAGTTATTATTGCTGTTGGTGTTGATGCTAATACTGAACTTGCTAAAACTTCAAATCTtgaagttgataaaaatattggtggATTTTTAGTTAATGCTGAACTTGAAGCAAGATCTAATCTTTGGGTTGCTGGTGATGCTGCATGTTTTTATGATGTTAAACTTGGTAGAAGAAGAGTTGAGCATCATGATCATGCTGTTATTTCTGGTAGACTTGCTGGTGAAAATATGACTGGTGCAG gCAAGCCTTATCTTCATCAATCTATGTTTTGGTCTGATTTGGGACCAGAAGTCGGTTATGAAGCAATTGGAATTGTTGATTCTTTACTTCCAACTGTTGGAGTATTTGCtaaacttgatgataaaaataataaatcatcagaaacaaaaaataaacatttaaataatgataatgaattgagtaataaaaataccaaaaaaagtgataaatcCGAATTATTATCTcatacaattgataataataattcagacAATAATaatggccaaaaaaaaaatcgtgatTGTTcagataatattacaaaaccAATTCAAAATAAAGATGATTATGAAAAAggggttattttttatctcagaGATGACATTGTTGTTGGAATTGTCTTGTGGAATATTTTCAATCGAATGTCTATTGCTCGACAG gtTCTTGCTAGAGGCACAAAATATGATGAAATCAACGAAGTAGCAAAACTTTTTACCATTCACGaagattga